A region of uncultured Draconibacterium sp. DNA encodes the following proteins:
- a CDS encoding ATP-binding protein encodes MISKNLYFKILVRVLLLLAGALFLGWLIFDQKAYVFAIIPSLFILGVTINLIYFLNRINRRIFYFFDAIRNEDSTLRFPNNINNKTINDLNQSLQKVNAQIQQIYLDNQKQEQYFQALLEHAATGMFTFNKKGFILHSNKLAKQLFEVDVLTHINQLERIDPKLFQSIKEIQPTEQRLITLHLKTGIIQLLIKSNSFISDKDELMLISVHDIKNQLDEKELDSWRKLIRVMMHEIMNSITPVTSLSESLAGYFYKNGAMVSPEDINTKTIETTIRGLEVIREQGKGLINFVDSYRKITRLPAPEKKVFQVKNLIDHIRILSSSFENAEHVELSCNVTPPQLELHADEKQISQVLINLVKNAYQANDSNTTAKIRIKATVNEAGHPTISVIDNGPGISDELMDKIFVPFFTTKENGSGIGLSISRQIMQLHGGSLKMSSVPGKYTSAVLVF; translated from the coding sequence ATGATTAGTAAAAACCTATATTTTAAAATCCTGGTCAGAGTCCTGCTTTTACTGGCCGGTGCCCTATTTCTTGGGTGGCTTATCTTCGATCAAAAGGCTTATGTTTTTGCCATCATTCCTTCCCTGTTTATTTTGGGAGTTACCATTAACCTCATCTATTTTTTGAACCGTATTAACCGCCGGATATTTTACTTTTTCGATGCTATTAGAAACGAAGACTCGACCTTGCGTTTTCCCAATAACATCAACAATAAAACGATTAACGACCTCAACCAAAGCCTGCAAAAAGTAAACGCCCAGATTCAGCAAATCTACCTCGATAACCAAAAGCAGGAACAATATTTCCAGGCCCTTCTGGAGCACGCCGCCACCGGGATGTTTACCTTCAATAAAAAAGGTTTTATTCTGCATTCGAATAAACTTGCCAAACAACTTTTTGAAGTGGATGTGCTTACGCATATTAACCAGTTGGAACGAATTGATCCCAAACTTTTTCAATCCATAAAAGAGATACAACCGACGGAGCAGCGACTAATTACACTTCATCTTAAAACCGGAATTATTCAGTTACTCATCAAGTCGAATTCATTTATTTCTGACAAAGATGAGTTGATGCTTATTTCGGTGCACGACATTAAAAACCAGCTGGATGAAAAGGAGTTGGATTCGTGGCGGAAACTGATACGGGTAATGATGCACGAGATCATGAACTCAATCACCCCGGTAACCTCGTTATCAGAAAGTCTGGCCGGATATTTCTACAAAAACGGGGCAATGGTATCGCCTGAAGATATTAATACTAAAACGATTGAGACGACCATTCGCGGGCTGGAAGTTATTCGCGAACAAGGTAAAGGACTGATCAATTTTGTGGATTCGTACCGAAAGATCACACGGCTCCCCGCTCCTGAAAAGAAAGTCTTCCAGGTGAAAAACCTGATCGATCATATACGGATTTTATCATCGTCGTTTGAGAATGCCGAGCATGTTGAGTTATCGTGTAATGTTACGCCTCCACAACTCGAATTACATGCCGATGAAAAGCAGATTTCGCAGGTACTCATTAACCTGGTAAAAAATGCCTATCAGGCCAACGATAGTAATACAACTGCAAAAATCAGGATCAAAGCAACGGTCAATGAAGCGGGACACCCAACCATTTCGGTTATCGACAACGGCCCCGGAATTTCGGATGAATTAATGGACAAAATTTTTGTTCCGTTTTTTACCACCAAAGAAAATGGTTCAGGAATCGGACTCAGTATTTCGCGCCAGATTATGCAATTGCACGGCGGAAGCCTGAAAATGAGTTCCGTTCCCGGAAAATATACTTCTGCAGTTTTGGTATTTTAA
- a CDS encoding sigma-54 dependent transcriptional regulator, with the protein MPKGNILIVDDNKSIISTLEILLGQEFDAVKGITNPNLIPNELRTGNYNVVILDMNFQAGINTGNEGLYWLEQIKKSYPDISVVLITAYSEVELAVKALKQGATDFVPKPWDNSKLLATIKAAVQLNFSKTEVGKLRQKEAGLKQELNRDQKFIIGSSPQLTQVMNMVRKVAKTNANILITGENGTGKELIAREIHRLSQRRNEVMVSVDMGAISETLFESELFGHVKGAFTDARENRAGKFETAHKGTLFLDEIGNLSFHLQAKLLAAIQNREFMRLGSDKPIPVDIRLVCATNKKLENMVVEGLFREDLLYRINTIQIEVPPLRERGDDIIVLADFFLKKFASKYEKHGLKINQPAQEKLLKYNWPGNIRELQHTIEKAVILSDSLVLKPEDFFFKQVFASKFEDELLTIEEMEKRMIVSAIDKNAGNMSLAADKLGITRQTLYNKIKKYGL; encoded by the coding sequence ATGCCAAAAGGAAACATCTTAATAGTTGACGACAACAAAAGCATTATCAGCACGCTGGAGATTTTGCTGGGGCAGGAATTTGATGCCGTGAAAGGGATTACCAATCCAAACCTCATTCCCAATGAACTGCGAACCGGCAACTACAACGTTGTAATTCTCGACATGAATTTTCAGGCCGGAATAAACACCGGAAACGAAGGTTTGTACTGGCTTGAACAGATAAAAAAAAGTTATCCAGATATCTCGGTGGTGCTGATTACTGCCTACAGCGAAGTGGAGCTGGCTGTAAAAGCACTGAAACAAGGGGCCACTGATTTCGTTCCAAAACCCTGGGACAACAGCAAACTGCTGGCTACGATTAAAGCTGCCGTTCAGCTTAATTTTTCGAAAACTGAAGTTGGAAAACTGAGACAGAAAGAGGCCGGGTTAAAACAGGAATTGAACCGCGATCAGAAATTTATTATTGGTTCGTCGCCACAACTTACGCAGGTGATGAACATGGTACGTAAAGTGGCAAAAACCAATGCCAATATTCTGATTACCGGAGAAAACGGAACGGGAAAAGAACTGATTGCCCGCGAAATACACCGCCTTTCGCAACGTCGCAACGAAGTGATGGTGAGTGTTGATATGGGCGCCATAAGCGAAACACTTTTTGAAAGCGAACTTTTTGGCCATGTAAAAGGGGCTTTTACCGACGCCCGCGAGAACCGCGCCGGCAAATTTGAAACGGCCCACAAGGGAACACTGTTTCTCGACGAAATTGGAAACCTATCCTTTCATTTGCAAGCCAAGTTATTAGCTGCCATTCAGAACCGTGAGTTTATGCGACTGGGGTCCGACAAACCGATTCCGGTTGATATACGGCTGGTTTGTGCCACCAATAAAAAACTGGAAAATATGGTAGTTGAAGGTTTGTTTCGCGAAGATTTGTTGTACCGTATTAATACCATTCAAATAGAAGTTCCTCCGCTTCGCGAAAGAGGCGACGACATTATTGTTCTGGCCGATTTCTTTCTGAAGAAATTTGCTTCGAAATACGAAAAACACGGATTAAAAATTAATCAACCTGCCCAGGAAAAGCTACTGAAATACAACTGGCCCGGCAATATTCGCGAACTGCAACACACCATCGAAAAGGCCGTAATTTTAAGCGATTCCCTGGTGTTAAAACCGGAAGATTTTTTCTTTAAACAAGTATTTGCATCGAAATTTGAAGATGAACTCCTGACCATTGAAGAGATGGAAAAACGCATGATCGTTTCGGCCATCGATAAAAATGCAGGAAACATGAGTCTGGCTGCCGATAAACTGGGAATTACACGCCAAACACTGTACAACAAAATAAAAAAATACGGGCTATGA
- a CDS encoding glycoside hydrolase family 127 protein, translated as MKYITLFIIVFFVLNSCVKEVDNSPVEYFNLSDVKLLDSEFKNAQKQDIAYLMALDPDRLLAPFLREAGLEPKAESYPNWENTGLDGHIGGHYLTALSLMYASTGNNEMKERLDYMISELKRCQDAIGTGYIGGVPGGVSMWEEVKNGEIRAGGFNLNGKWVPLYNIHKTYAGLRDAWIDAGNETAKQMLIDMTDWMLDLTSGLSDEQIQSMLVSEHGGLNETFADVADITGDEKYLELAKKFSHREILNPLIEHHDELNGKHANTQIPKVIGYQRIAELDGDSTWSDAALFFWNTVVNGRSVAIGGNSVREHFHPKDDFSEMISSVEGPETCNSYNMLKLTKMLYPTFGNNSNFIDYYEKTLYNHILASLNPDNGGLVYFTPMRPNHYRVYSQPQTSFWCCVGSGIENPGKYGEMIYAHSDKSLYVNLFIPSVLNWKEKETEVVLETQFPDEDKVYLTINPKETTEFELHLRYPSWVEDGAMKVLVNGKAAKYQLSENGYAVVNREWEKGDKVELVLPMKITVEQLEDNSNNYAFKYGPIVLAAKTGTEDLQGLYADASRMGHVAHGKMIPLKDRPVIVAPADNLPSMLEKEDSDKLAFKLSGLYPEKYENGLELLPFYRIHESRYNIYWSQATNEELNDMIREVEEAEKAQIALDAITVDKVESGEQQPESDHFVKFEGSRTGYDNDYHYRETRRFFSYNLKNREKTGRFIHLKYFDSAYPRSAEILVNNNSVGTIELNGGDEDAILEKVIPIPDSEVAKEELIVKVQASGNQSSMRLIEVRLLSKND; from the coding sequence ATGAAGTATATAACGTTATTCATAATCGTATTTTTTGTACTCAATTCATGTGTTAAAGAAGTAGATAATTCGCCGGTTGAGTATTTTAATCTCAGCGATGTAAAATTGCTCGACAGCGAATTTAAAAATGCACAGAAACAAGATATCGCCTACTTGATGGCACTTGATCCCGATCGTTTGCTGGCTCCTTTTCTGCGCGAAGCCGGCCTAGAGCCAAAAGCCGAGAGTTATCCCAATTGGGAAAATACCGGGCTCGACGGGCACATTGGTGGTCATTACCTTACAGCGCTTTCGTTGATGTACGCGTCAACCGGAAATAATGAAATGAAGGAACGACTCGACTACATGATTTCGGAATTAAAACGCTGCCAGGATGCTATTGGAACTGGATATATTGGTGGAGTGCCCGGAGGAGTGAGCATGTGGGAAGAAGTAAAAAATGGTGAAATTCGTGCCGGAGGTTTTAATCTGAATGGCAAATGGGTGCCACTTTATAACATTCATAAAACGTATGCCGGTTTGCGCGATGCCTGGATTGATGCAGGAAACGAAACGGCTAAACAAATGCTGATCGACATGACTGACTGGATGCTGGATTTGACGTCCGGGTTAAGCGATGAACAAATTCAAAGCATGCTGGTAAGCGAGCACGGCGGTTTAAATGAAACATTTGCCGATGTAGCCGATATTACCGGCGACGAAAAATACCTTGAATTGGCTAAAAAATTCTCCCATCGCGAAATTCTCAATCCTTTAATCGAACATCACGATGAACTAAATGGAAAACATGCTAACACACAAATTCCAAAAGTGATCGGTTATCAGCGTATTGCAGAGTTGGATGGCGATTCTACCTGGTCGGATGCAGCCCTGTTTTTCTGGAATACAGTGGTAAACGGCCGCAGTGTGGCTATTGGCGGAAACAGTGTTCGCGAGCATTTTCATCCAAAAGATGATTTTTCGGAAATGATTTCATCGGTTGAAGGACCGGAAACCTGCAACTCATACAATATGCTGAAACTGACCAAAATGCTGTATCCCACTTTTGGCAATAACAGCAATTTTATCGACTATTACGAGAAGACACTTTACAATCATATTTTAGCATCACTAAATCCTGACAATGGCGGTCTGGTTTACTTTACACCTATGCGACCCAACCACTACCGGGTATATTCGCAACCTCAAACCAGCTTTTGGTGTTGTGTGGGTTCCGGTATTGAAAATCCGGGGAAATATGGTGAAATGATTTATGCACACAGCGATAAGTCGCTCTATGTAAACCTGTTTATTCCATCGGTTTTAAACTGGAAAGAAAAAGAAACTGAAGTGGTTTTGGAAACTCAGTTTCCTGATGAGGACAAGGTATATCTCACTATCAATCCAAAAGAAACAACGGAATTTGAATTGCACCTGCGTTACCCGTCGTGGGTTGAAGACGGAGCAATGAAAGTACTGGTGAACGGAAAGGCAGCTAAATACCAGCTGTCGGAAAATGGTTATGCTGTTGTTAACCGCGAATGGGAAAAGGGCGATAAAGTAGAGCTGGTTTTACCCATGAAAATTACCGTAGAACAATTGGAAGACAACAGTAATAATTATGCTTTCAAATACGGACCAATTGTGCTGGCAGCAAAAACAGGCACTGAAGATTTGCAAGGATTATATGCCGATGCAAGTAGAATGGGACACGTTGCACATGGTAAAATGATTCCGCTGAAAGACCGCCCCGTAATTGTTGCACCGGCTGATAATTTACCATCGATGCTGGAGAAAGAAGACAGTGATAAACTGGCTTTCAAACTAAGCGGTTTATATCCTGAAAAATATGAAAATGGACTGGAATTGTTGCCGTTTTACCGGATACACGAGTCGCGCTACAACATATACTGGTCGCAGGCAACCAACGAAGAACTGAACGATATGATTCGTGAAGTTGAGGAGGCAGAAAAAGCCCAAATTGCGCTGGATGCCATTACTGTTGATAAGGTTGAATCAGGGGAACAGCAGCCCGAATCAGATCACTTCGTAAAATTTGAAGGATCAAGAACCGGATACGACAATGATTATCACTACCGCGAAACACGCCGTTTTTTTAGCTATAACCTGAAAAATCGGGAAAAAACAGGTCGTTTTATACACCTGAAATATTTTGATTCGGCTTATCCGCGTTCGGCAGAAATCCTTGTGAACAATAATTCTGTCGGTACTATAGAACTGAATGGAGGAGATGAAGATGCCATCCTGGAAAAAGTAATTCCGATACCTGATAGCGAAGTAGCCAAGGAAGAACTGATAGTTAAGGTGCAGGCTTCTGGCAATCAATCAAGCATGCGTTTAATTGAAGTTCGCTTACTAAGTAAAAACGATTAA
- a CDS encoding biotin/lipoyl-binding protein, translating to MGMDKKIEKKKGLKAKHIIWIVGGLAFAFLLYKVVLGSSGSVFRAEKDKLTISTVTDGEFNDYITVIGQVEPITTIFLDVEEGGKVEEIFIEEGEMVKKGDVILRLKNNDLNTTIMNSESNMAYHSNELRNTQIAIEQQQIGNQRAKLQIDLQVTQAERKYKQYKALYEDDLIAREEFLKAKEDYELTLKEKELTYLKFEQDSIFRANQKKNMDESLENMRDNLKMARLRLDNLNVKAPEDGQLGLLNAEIGESIARGQRIGMVNILTDFKINALIDEHYIDRVRRGLNSSFDRGGENYNLAVKKVYPEVREGQFEIDMIFEGPKPDNIRTGQTYHTKLQLGQPEKAVLIPKGGFFQSTGGQWVYVLNENGTEAVKRSIRIGKQNPQYYEVLEGLTPGEKVITSSYDLFGDNDRIVFK from the coding sequence ATGGGAATGGATAAAAAAATTGAAAAGAAAAAAGGCTTAAAAGCCAAACACATTATTTGGATTGTTGGCGGATTGGCGTTTGCCTTTTTGTTGTATAAAGTGGTATTGGGAAGTAGCGGTTCGGTGTTTCGTGCCGAGAAAGATAAGCTAACGATTAGCACAGTTACCGACGGCGAGTTTAACGACTACATTACCGTAATCGGACAGGTGGAGCCGATTACAACCATTTTTCTGGATGTGGAAGAAGGGGGTAAAGTAGAAGAGATTTTCATTGAAGAAGGTGAGATGGTAAAAAAAGGTGATGTTATTCTGCGTTTAAAAAATAACGACCTGAACACTACTATCATGAACAGTGAATCGAATATGGCTTATCATTCCAACGAGCTGCGGAATACTCAAATCGCCATTGAGCAACAACAGATTGGTAATCAACGGGCCAAACTTCAAATCGATCTCCAGGTAACTCAGGCAGAGCGTAAGTACAAACAATATAAAGCTTTGTATGAAGATGATTTGATAGCCCGCGAGGAGTTCCTGAAGGCAAAAGAGGATTATGAGTTAACATTAAAAGAAAAGGAATTAACTTATTTGAAATTTGAACAGGATTCGATTTTTCGCGCTAACCAAAAGAAAAATATGGACGAGAGTCTCGAAAATATGAGGGATAACCTGAAAATGGCTCGCCTAAGACTGGACAACCTGAATGTTAAAGCGCCGGAGGATGGTCAACTTGGATTATTAAATGCAGAGATTGGAGAGTCAATTGCGCGCGGACAGCGAATTGGGATGGTGAATATTTTAACCGACTTTAAAATCAATGCACTTATCGACGAGCATTACATCGACCGCGTACGTCGCGGACTGAACTCCTCATTTGATCGTGGTGGCGAAAATTACAACCTTGCCGTTAAAAAGGTGTATCCCGAAGTGCGCGAAGGCCAGTTTGAAATTGATATGATTTTTGAAGGGCCAAAGCCGGATAACATCCGTACCGGGCAAACATACCACACAAAATTGCAGCTGGGACAACCTGAAAAAGCGGTGCTGATTCCAAAAGGTGGTTTTTTCCAAAGCACTGGCGGCCAGTGGGTTTATGTGTTGAACGAAAACGGAACAGAAGCTGTAAAACGCAGCATCCGAATCGGGAAACAAAATCCGCAGTATTACGAAGTGCTGGAAGGTTTAACACCGGGCGAGAAAGTGATAACCTCGAGTTATGATTTGTTTGGCGACAATGATCGGATTGTGTTTAAATAG
- a CDS encoding glycoside hydrolase family 27 protein, whose amino-acid sequence MKSLKLLFVAILFALFACNNQKQPEPFTKGEFKTWAETPPMGWNSWDCYGPTVEEHEVKANADYMAENLKDYGWEYIVVDIRWFVENDKAGGYNQTDPRYVIDEYGRYQPAVNRFPSAGDGKGFKELAEYVHGKGLKFGIHIMRGIPKVAVENKLPILGTDGITADQVYSTELQCPWLRDNYTIVADKPGAQEYYNSIMNMYAGWGVDFIKIDDLSRPYHQGEIELIRNAIDNCGRPIVLSTSPGATPISAADHVKEHANMWRMVDDVWDTWHHFDHLIKVCEQWYPHIAPGTWPDCDMIPLGRISIRGERGEERMTRLTPDEQYSLMTLFTIFKSPLMFGGDLPSNDEFTLSLLTNEDVLKMHRESTGVKQLFQDENKVGITSKNPNTGETYLALFNISDEEEPLNVGVELSELGIDGECSAINMWSGENLGNFSGSIDQSLSAHESILLKLKQ is encoded by the coding sequence ATGAAGAGCTTAAAACTACTTTTTGTCGCAATTCTTTTTGCACTTTTTGCCTGTAACAATCAGAAACAACCCGAACCGTTTACCAAAGGCGAGTTTAAAACCTGGGCCGAAACACCACCAATGGGTTGGAATAGTTGGGACTGCTACGGGCCAACAGTTGAAGAGCACGAGGTGAAAGCCAATGCCGACTACATGGCTGAGAACCTAAAGGATTATGGTTGGGAATACATTGTGGTTGATATTCGTTGGTTTGTTGAGAACGACAAAGCCGGTGGTTACAATCAAACCGATCCGCGTTATGTAATTGATGAGTACGGACGTTACCAACCTGCCGTAAACCGTTTCCCTTCGGCTGGCGATGGCAAGGGTTTTAAAGAGCTGGCCGAATATGTACACGGCAAAGGATTAAAATTTGGTATCCACATTATGCGAGGTATTCCGAAAGTGGCGGTTGAAAATAAATTGCCGATTTTAGGAACCGACGGAATTACTGCCGATCAGGTATATTCCACCGAATTGCAATGCCCATGGTTAAGAGATAACTACACTATTGTTGCCGATAAGCCCGGTGCGCAGGAGTATTACAACTCGATTATGAATATGTATGCAGGCTGGGGAGTTGATTTTATTAAGATCGACGACTTGTCGCGCCCATACCACCAGGGAGAAATAGAGCTAATCAGGAATGCCATCGATAATTGTGGGCGCCCGATTGTTTTAAGTACATCGCCCGGAGCAACACCAATTTCGGCTGCCGACCATGTAAAAGAACATGCCAATATGTGGCGAATGGTCGACGATGTTTGGGACACTTGGCATCATTTCGATCACCTGATTAAAGTGTGCGAACAATGGTACCCGCACATTGCTCCCGGTACCTGGCCCGATTGTGATATGATTCCGCTGGGACGTATTTCAATTCGTGGCGAGCGTGGCGAAGAGCGCATGACACGACTTACTCCGGATGAGCAGTATTCGTTGATGACTTTGTTTACTATTTTTAAATCGCCACTGATGTTTGGCGGCGATCTGCCTAGTAACGATGAATTCACCCTGTCGTTGTTAACCAACGAAGATGTGCTGAAAATGCACCGCGAAAGCACCGGTGTAAAACAACTTTTCCAGGATGAAAATAAAGTGGGCATCACTTCTAAAAATCCAAATACAGGCGAGACTTATCTGGCCTTATTCAATATTTCAGATGAGGAAGAACCGTTAAATGTAGGTGTTGAACTTTCTGAATTGGGTATCGATGGCGAATGTTCAGCAATTAATATGTGGTCGGGAGAAAATCTTGGAAATTTCTCCGGCTCCATTGATCAAAGTCTTTCGGCGCACGAAAGTATCTTGTTAAAATTAAAACAGTAA
- a CDS encoding TolC family protein encodes MIKKRIILIIVLYLIIGNTVQAQQKWSLNQCISYAIENNINLKEYEILEKLSLEDAQQAKRNMLPDLNASTSAGLNFGRSVDPNTNAYINTEFFNNTYNLSSSIAVFDGFRIQNRIKYQKFRKQASEYNRLNATDDLAFNVMVAFFDVVYYKGMLEIANEQVEASKLSLKTTEKKVEVGLKAKTDLLDMRANLEREELNKIKIENTVETATLKLKQLMNYVSADEMELVDDSSIVINEKVDRPQQLFEQYTSWSPYYQSIEANVKATEKGLALSRSALYPSLYANGSYNTGFYETNTDADGNTVAFGDQWKNNKNQYLGARLSIPVFNKWAIRSDVKKAKLELQRAKNNLDDERQKLFFEMVNNLTELEALYKEHSQYVKRTEVDELAFQAAEKKFDQGLIDINDYYIAKNRLATTQSSVLRSRTQWEIKMKVLQFYRGQRFWETEESLQSQ; translated from the coding sequence ATGATTAAGAAACGAATAATTCTCATTATAGTTTTGTATTTAATAATTGGAAATACGGTTCAGGCTCAGCAAAAATGGAGCCTGAACCAATGTATTTCTTATGCCATTGAAAACAATATTAATTTAAAAGAGTATGAGATTCTTGAAAAACTGTCGCTGGAAGACGCGCAGCAAGCTAAGCGCAACATGTTACCGGATTTGAATGCCTCAACCAGTGCGGGGTTGAACTTTGGTCGCTCGGTTGACCCCAATACCAATGCTTATATCAATACCGAGTTTTTTAACAACACTTATAATTTGTCGTCGTCTATTGCCGTTTTTGATGGATTTCGTATTCAGAACCGGATAAAATATCAGAAATTCAGAAAACAGGCCTCGGAATACAATCGTTTAAATGCAACCGATGATTTGGCTTTTAACGTGATGGTGGCCTTTTTCGATGTGGTTTATTACAAGGGAATGCTGGAAATTGCCAACGAGCAGGTAGAAGCCTCGAAGCTAAGTTTGAAAACAACAGAAAAGAAAGTGGAAGTGGGTTTAAAAGCCAAAACCGACTTACTGGACATGCGCGCCAATCTGGAGCGCGAAGAACTCAACAAAATAAAGATTGAAAACACCGTTGAAACAGCCACCTTAAAACTGAAACAGCTGATGAATTATGTTTCTGCTGATGAAATGGAACTGGTGGATGATTCGTCGATTGTAATTAACGAAAAAGTAGATCGGCCGCAACAACTTTTTGAGCAATACACCAGTTGGTCACCTTATTATCAGTCGATTGAAGCCAATGTGAAAGCCACCGAAAAAGGCCTTGCTTTAAGCCGTTCGGCACTCTATCCTTCGCTTTATGCCAATGGATCGTATAACACCGGTTTTTACGAAACCAATACCGATGCCGATGGTAACACAGTAGCTTTTGGCGATCAGTGGAAAAACAACAAAAATCAGTATTTGGGAGCCCGTTTAAGTATTCCGGTTTTTAATAAGTGGGCGATTCGCTCCGACGTGAAAAAAGCAAAACTTGAACTGCAACGGGCCAAAAATAACCTCGATGATGAAAGGCAAAAACTGTTTTTCGAGATGGTAAATAACCTCACCGAACTGGAAGCTTTGTACAAAGAACACAGTCAGTATGTAAAACGCACCGAGGTTGACGAGCTGGCTTTTCAGGCTGCGGAAAAGAAATTCGACCAGGGATTGATTGATATCAACGATTATTACATTGCTAAAAACCGCCTCGCAACTACTCAGAGTTCGGTTTTACGCTCGCGCACGCAGTGGGAGATAAAAATGAAAGTACTGCAGTTTTACAGAGGACAACGGTTTTGGGAAACGGAGGAAAGTTTGCAGTCGCAGTAG
- a CDS encoding transposase — MAQSLSKLFIHIIFHTKNNETKIKKEDSKELYAYMGAIIKDNDSIPIIINGVEDHVHVLCVMSKNIALAKLVEEIKRHSSRWIKSKGDYYKHFAWQGGYGGFSVSPSVHDKTKTYIEKQEEHHRKMNFKEEYLLFLKEYGIEYDEKYLWVD, encoded by the coding sequence ATGGCACAATCTCTTTCGAAATTATTTATACACATTATTTTCCACACAAAAAATAATGAGACCAAAATCAAGAAAGAAGATTCCAAGGAATTATATGCTTACATGGGAGCCATAATAAAGGACAATGATTCAATTCCAATTATTATAAATGGCGTGGAAGACCATGTTCATGTTCTTTGTGTTATGTCGAAAAATATAGCACTGGCAAAATTGGTTGAAGAAATCAAACGTCACAGCAGCCGATGGATTAAATCAAAAGGAGACTATTACAAACATTTTGCCTGGCAAGGAGGCTATGGAGGATTTTCGGTTAGTCCCTCCGTTCACGACAAAACCAAAACATATATCGAGAAACAAGAAGAGCATCATAGAAAGATGAATTTTAAAGAAGAATATTTATTGTTTTTAAAAGAATATGGAATTGAATATGATGAAAAATATCTTTGGGTTGATTGA
- a CDS encoding ABC transporter ATP-binding protein: protein MIKTENLTKVFRTEEVETSALNEVNLHVKKGEFVAIMGPSGCGKSTLMNIIGLLDNPTSGEYYFDDAEVGQLKERNRTQLRKGNIGFVFQSFNLIDELNVYENVELPLIYLKLKARERKEMVEKVLERMKIAHRAKHFPQQLSGGQQQRVAIARAVVANPKLILADEPTGNLDSKNGLEVMNLLTELNREGTTIVMVTHSLHDSEFAHRVVNLFDGMIITEEVKKEMGEILL, encoded by the coding sequence ATGATAAAGACAGAAAATCTGACAAAAGTATTTCGTACCGAAGAGGTTGAAACCAGTGCATTGAATGAAGTAAACCTTCATGTGAAAAAGGGTGAATTTGTAGCTATTATGGGACCTTCGGGTTGCGGTAAATCCACGTTAATGAATATTATCGGCTTACTGGATAATCCTACAAGCGGAGAATATTATTTCGATGACGCAGAGGTTGGACAGCTGAAAGAACGTAACCGCACCCAATTGCGTAAAGGAAACATTGGTTTTGTGTTTCAGAGTTTTAACCTGATTGACGAACTGAATGTGTATGAAAACGTGGAGCTTCCACTGATCTACCTCAAACTAAAAGCCCGCGAGCGCAAAGAAATGGTGGAGAAAGTGCTGGAACGTATGAAAATTGCACACCGGGCCAAACACTTCCCACAGCAACTATCGGGTGGTCAGCAGCAGCGTGTAGCCATCGCCCGTGCAGTAGTCGCCAATCCGAAGTTAATTCTTGCCGATGAGCCCACCGGTAACCTCGACTCGAAAAACGGACTGGAAGTAATGAATCTGCTTACCGAACTTAATCGCGAGGGTACCACCATTGTGATGGTAACTCACTCGCTGCACGACTCAGAATTTGCCCATCGTGTAGTAAACCTGTTCGATGGTATGATTATTACCGAAGAGGTGAAAAAAGAAATGGGAGAAATCCTGTTATAG
- a CDS encoding DoxX family protein, whose product MNQLFRTKLNNTSVHLSLLLLRLASGGFMLTHGFPKLQRLLAGEMQFGDPLGLGPEVSLVLAVFAEFFCSILIMLGLGTRLAVIPLIVTMAVAAFIVHGADPFGRKEMALFYLVSYVVLLLSGSGKFSVDRLIGRK is encoded by the coding sequence ATGAATCAGTTATTTCGAACAAAATTAAACAATACCAGTGTTCATTTATCACTGTTGCTGCTGCGTTTGGCGTCGGGTGGTTTTATGCTAACTCACGGATTCCCAAAATTACAGCGCCTTTTAGCTGGCGAAATGCAATTTGGCGATCCACTGGGGTTAGGACCGGAAGTTTCCCTGGTTCTGGCGGTTTTCGCTGAATTTTTCTGCTCTATTCTTATCATGCTTGGTTTAGGAACCCGCCTGGCCGTAATTCCATTAATTGTTACCATGGCTGTTGCTGCGTTTATCGTTCATGGTGCCGATCCATTTGGTCGCAAAGAAATGGCTTTATTCTACCTGGTAAGTTATGTTGTTTTATTACTGTCAGGTAGTGGAAAATTCTCGGTTGATCGTTTGATCGGCAGGAAATAG